A genomic window from Colletotrichum destructivum chromosome 7, complete sequence includes:
- a CDS encoding Putative F-box domain, leucine-rich repeat domain superfamily, F-box-like domain superfamily, giving the protein MAKINQLPTELLQKIFSEFLNILTPTAYKVLPLFKVSAEDLATLKAVSRTCRALHRAVEPLVWRHICIEAREFDRPFAGPSVSQLIALIRLWHARPDLAAHVHTIFVSWTALYLGQKLIQNKDFEFLSGLTRDLGLRLPDGWHEAGKSSGILAGIAVLLARNVRVLDLHAHSTYFFDCIPAPDEIPVCFEYLTYVRLNASSPRNPSSIDICPLLRLAPNLTKLEAWPALFDPKDLDWSGITTLMLEGAETSATQVAGVIRSCNKLRDFSFFTKHDPSPSEIMTALSTHTSTLRRLNLYFINLYSDANVAIGSLAAFTGLEELSIPADNIGTRAGCTLRTLPQCLRLLNIEGHPHGHREDIEWLAGHIRAGNLPNLGEVRLPVWECDGDHAGPCRGTYVDEDNGYESGIDEHGSDWEYEDGEEDEACDGGKTVHELRALFRDAGVSCQIGPHLKWS; this is encoded by the coding sequence ATGGCAAAAATCAACCAGCTCCCCACCGAGCTTTTGCAGAAGATCTTTTCGGAATTCTTAAATATTCTCACGCCCACCGCTTACAAAGTCTTACCGCTATTCAAGGTGAGTGCGGAAGACCTGGCTACACTAAAGGCTGTTTCTCGCACTTGTCGAGCACTCCACCGCGCCGTCGAACCCCTCGTCTGGAGACACATCTGCATTGAGGCGCGTGAATTCGATCGCCCATTCGCCGGTCCCAGCGTTTCTCAACTCATAGCTCTCATACGTCTCTGGCACGCCCGCCCCGACCTTGCCGCGCATGTCCATACCATCTTCGTCTCGTGGACAGCGCTGTATCTCGGCCAGAAGCTCATTCAAAACAAGGACTTTGAGTTCCTCTCGGGCCTGACCCGGGATCTCGGCCTCCGGTTACCGGATGGCTGGCATGAGGCCGGAAAAAGCTCCGGGATCCTAGCTGGAATCGCGGTCCTCCTGGCCCGGAACGTGAGAGTGCTTGATCTGCATGCCCACTCCACATACTTCTTCGACTGTATTCCTGCACCAGATGAGATACCGGTCTGCTTTGAATATCTAACCTACGTTCGGCTTAatgcgtcgtcgccgaggaacCCGTCATCGATCGACATATGCCCTTTACTGAGGCTGGCTCCGAACCTCACCAAGCTCGAAGCTTGGCCGGCGCTTTTCGACCCTAAAGACCTGGACTGGAGCGGAATCACCACGCTCATGCTTGAAGGAGCCGAAACGAGTGCAACTCAGGTTGCCGGAGTCATCAGGTCCTGCAACAAACTGAGGGATTTCAGCTTCTTTACGAAGCACGACCCCTCGCCAAGCGAGATTATGACGGCACTTTCGACGCACACAAGCACTCTTCGAAGGCTCAATCTCTATTTCATCAACCTGTACTCGGATGCCAATGTCGCCATTGGCTCGCTGGCCGCCTTCACTGGTCTCGAAGAGCTCTCAATCCCCGCGGACAACATCGGAACAAGAGCTGGATGCACTCTCCGAACACTCCCCCAGTGCCTGAGGCTCCTCAACATTGAGGGCCACCCTCACGGGCATCGAGAAGACATCGAGTGGCTGGCCGGCCACATCCGGGCCGGAAACCTCCCCAACCTCGGAGAAGTCCGGCTCCCTGTTTGGGAGTGTGATGGCGACCACGCCGGGCCATGTCGTGGTACCTACGTGGACGAGGATAACGGATATGAGAGCGGCATCGATGAACATGGCTCAGACTGGGAATacgaggatggcgaagaagatgaagccTGCGATGGCGGCAAAACGGTCCACGAGCTCCGGGCCCTCTTTCGTGACGCGGGCGTCTCGTGTCAGATTGGTCCGCACTTGAAATGGTCTTGA
- a CDS encoding Putative alpha/beta hydrolase-1: MQPFRYTLSNNGTVAGIHCIPPPTSTSSVKHRPLIVGLHGGCYDSQYFDATPDCSASATSTALGVPFVAIDRPSYGGTSSILPIPEGSDFAQETGIWLHRYILPKLWSEIGVPNGCNCIVLLCHSLGVMGGVVAAALHAQNDIASYPLGGLIASGMGDKQSVFTKGDPPSFIPVDANHALFPLDDKDNIMFKPGTVSPEVLEQSERLNAVCPLPETANFVPEWLSIWKEKWAAFVSVPVMFSLVGDDPFFISTEEEVETCVRAFKNSSRVDGSLIKDAPHCVELSRWSLGWYARCFGFAMECSASYVTSS, from the coding sequence ATGCAGCCATTCCGATACACACTCTCCAACAATGGCACCGTGGCTGGTATACACTGTATCCCTCCTCCAACGTCGACTTCCTCCGTCAAACATCGTCCCCTGATCGTTGGCCTCCACGGCGGCTGCTATGATAGTCAATACTTCGACGCGACTCCTGACTGCTCTGCCTCGGCAACCAGTACTGCGCTAGGGGTGCCATTTGTAGCCATTGATCGTCCGTCTTACGGCGGAACCAGTTCTATTCTGCCCATCCCTGAGGGCTCGGACTTCGCTCAGGAAACGGGCATTTGGTTGCATCGCTACATTCTCCCAAAACTCTGGTCAGAGATTGGTGTGCCGAATGGGTGCAACTGTATCGTTCTCTTATGTCATAGCCTTGGTGTCATGGGAGGAGTTGTCGCCGCTGCTTTGCATGCCCAGAATGACATAGCATCATATCCGCTCGGTGGTTTGATCGCAAGTGGCATGGGGGACAAGCAGTCCGTCTTCACGAAAGGTGATCCGCCTTCCTTTATACCTGTCGACGCCAACCACGCTTTATTCCCGCTGGACGACAAGGACAACATCATGTTCAAACCGGGCACCGTTTCGCCCGAGGTGCTGGAGCAAAGCGAACGCCTCAACGCAGTTTGTCCGTTGCCGGAAACAGCCAACTTCGTTCCCGAATGGCTATCTATATGGAAAGAGAAGTGGGCAGCGTTCGTGTCAGTGCCCGTCATGTTTTCTCTGGTAGGGGACGATCCTTTCTTCATATCCACGGAGGAGGAAGTTGAGACTTGTGTACGGGCATTCAAAAATAGCAGTCGCGTCGATGGGAGCTTGATTAAGGATGCGCCGCACTGCGTGGAACTGAGTAGGTGGTCGCTGGGGTGGTATGCTCGGTGCTTTGGGTTTGCGATGGAATGCTCTGCTAGTTACGTTACGTCTAGTTAG
- a CDS encoding Putative short-chain dehydrogenase/reductase SDR, NAD(P)-binding domain superfamily — translation MTLDALPVLVVIGGGGIGLATAHRLGAGRHIFLASRSPSTLSAGAESLRSAGHKVTTQQVDVSSYESVAAMAKAAASLGGAVETVVLTSAVSPSMGSTGAILAVDILGTANVIEAFGREVEMAPGSSLTCVASMVQHNAPPLSPDLEKHLATAPLSTLLENTELRDLVGGDDGPSGVAYFIAKKANSLRVQAAAVSKVYASRGVRVNCVSPGMTQTNMLAVETKGASGEVIRKIMKEHPLKRAGTAEEVADAVAFVAGCGYVNGTDLLVDGGWIAKKRWGEMGAN, via the coding sequence ATGACACTCGACGCACTCCCTGTCCTTGTCGTTatcggaggcggcggcatcggtcTCGCAACAGCGCACCGGCTCGGAGCAGGCCGTCACATCTTCTTAGCCAGTCGTTCGCCCTCCACTCTCTcagccggcgccgagtcgCTCAGGAGCGCAGGTCACAAGGTCACGACGCAGCAAGTCGATGTGTCCTCGTACGAATCCGTAGCTGCCATGGCAAAAGCCGCCGcgtccctcggcggcgccgtcgagacgGTGGTCTTGACGTCCGCCGTCAGCCCGTCGATGGGGTCGACGGGAGCGATTCTCGCCGTGGACATCCTCGGGACGGCCAATGTGATCGAGGCGTTTGGCAgggaggtcgagatggcgcCCGGGTCCTCGCTGACATGCGTCGCGAGCATGGTGCAGCACAACGCCCCCCCGCTCTCCCCCGACCTGGAGAAACATCTGGCCAcggcgccgctgtcgacgCTCCTCGAGAACACGGAACTACGGGACCTCGTtggcggtgacgacggcccCAGCGGTGTGGCGTACTTCAtcgccaagaaggccaacaGCCTACGCGTGCAGGCGGCCGCCGTGTCGAAGGTGTACGCGAGCCGCGGCGTGCGGGTCAACTGCGTCAGCCCGGGGATGACACAGACGAACATGCTGGCGGTGGAGACGAAGGGCGCGTCCGGGGAGGTGATCCGGAAGATAATGAAGGAGCACCCGCTGAAGAGGGCCGGGACCGCGGAAGAGGTTGCGGATGCGGTCGCGTTTGTCGCTGGGTGCGGTTATGTTAACGGTACGGACTTGCTGGTCGATGGGGGCTGGATTGCGAAGAAGAGATGGGGAGAGATGGGGGCTAATTGA
- a CDS encoding Putative D-isomer specific 2-hydroxyacid dehydrogenase, catalytic domain-containing protein translates to MGKPIVLQLGDDIKWNHDLYKDFTSRFEIRRSYSMPRAEFIQALKDKKFGDFFAIYRPFWNTGGEMGNWDKELISLLPSSCKVYASAGAGFDWVDTETLASRGIVYCNAAAACTESVADGAIWLILSTFRLFSWSSAAARSGDPDQFVDANKNLGAVSRNPNGFTLGIIGFGRIGRRIAEKAHRSFDMKILYNDVARMPVEAEKGSDATFYGDMSDLLAAADCVIVATPFAGKTLLDAAAIGKMKKGARLINIARGKLVEEEPLIAALKSGHLSAAGLDVHYNEPHVSKELIKMRNVEVLSHNAGASLDAHMGFEKLGMQNIISFAETGKAVTPVNAHLITKSRL, encoded by the exons ATGGGCAAGCCAATCgtcctccagctcggcgacgacatcaaATGGAACCATGACCTCTACAAGGACTTCACCTCCAGGTTCGAGATCCGCCGGTCGTACAGCATGCCGCGCGCCGAATTCATCCAGGCactcaaggacaagaagttTGGCGACTTCTTCGCCATCTACCGCCCGTTCTGGAACACGGGCGGCGAGATGGGCAACTGGGACAAGGAGCTGATCTCTCTTCTCCCTTCGTCATGCAAAGTCTACGCCagcgccggagccggctTCGACTGGGTCGACACGGAGACTCTCGCGAGCCGGG GAATCGTCTActgcaacgccgccgccgcgtgcACCGAatccgtcgccgacggcgcaaTCTGGCTCATCCTCTCGACCTTCCGCCTCTTCTCGTggtcctccgccgccgcccgctccGGTGACCCGGACcagttcgtcgacgccaacaagaacctcggcgccgtctcccGGAACCCCAACGGCTTCaccctcggcatcatcggcttcggccgCATCGGCCGCCGCATCGCTGAGAAGGCGCACCGCTCCTTCGACATGAAGATCCTCTACAACGACGTCGCGCGCATgccggtcgaggccgagaagggctCGGACGCCACCTTCTACGGCGACATGAGCGACCTgctggccgcggccgacTGCGTCATCGTGGCGACGCCCTTCGCCGGCAAGacgctcctcgacgccgcggcgatcggcaagatgaagaagggcgCCAGGCTCATCAACATCGCGCGCGggaagctcgtcgaggaggagcctcTCATCGCGGCGCTGAAGAGCGGCCAcctctcggccgccggcctcgacgtccacTACAACGAGCCTCATGTCAGCAAGGAGCTGATCAAGATGAGGAACGTCGAGGTCCTCTCGCAcaacgccggcgcctcgCTGGACGCCCACATGGGCttcgagaagctgggcatGCAGAACATCATTTCcttcgccgagacgggcaagGCCGTCACGCCTGTCAATGCCCACCTGATTACCAAGAGCCGCTTGTGA